One Nocardia iowensis DNA window includes the following coding sequences:
- a CDS encoding KasA/KasB family beta-ketoacyl-ACP synthase, giving the protein MQIPSKNRSFPNVVVTSLAATTSIAGDVDSTWKGLLNGESGIDVLEDSFIEQFELPVRIGGHLKVSPTESLTRVEARTLSYVEQMATVLSREVWRNAGSPEVDKTRLGVAIGTGLGGGEYIVDARDRIKNGGYRKISPLTVQRIMPNGSAACVGIELGAGAGVVTPVSACSSGSEAIANAWQMIVMGDADMVVTGGVEGSIQAVPIAAFTMMRAMSTRNDDPKSASRPFDKDRDGFVFGEAGAMMIIETEEHAKARGATIHARIMGAGITSDAFHLVAPDLEGKGAARAMTRAIEKAGLTKRDVTHVNAHATATPIGDTAEAQAITAAVGNHASVYAPKSALGHSIGAVGALESVITVLSVRDGVVPPTLNLDNQDPAIDLDIVKGQSRQGRIDYAVNNSFGFGGHNVAIAFGRY; this is encoded by the coding sequence ATGCAGATACCTTCGAAAAACAGGAGCTTTCCCAACGTTGTCGTCACCAGCCTGGCGGCGACCACCTCGATCGCCGGTGACGTCGATTCGACGTGGAAGGGCCTGCTCAACGGCGAAAGCGGCATCGACGTCCTAGAGGACAGTTTCATCGAGCAGTTCGAGCTGCCGGTCCGCATCGGCGGACATCTGAAGGTCTCGCCCACCGAGAGCCTCACCCGCGTCGAAGCGCGCACCCTGTCCTATGTGGAGCAGATGGCCACGGTGCTCAGCCGCGAAGTGTGGCGCAACGCGGGCAGCCCGGAGGTGGACAAAACCCGGCTCGGCGTCGCCATCGGCACCGGCCTCGGCGGCGGCGAGTACATCGTCGACGCCAGGGACCGGATCAAAAACGGTGGCTACCGCAAGATTTCACCGCTGACCGTGCAACGGATCATGCCGAACGGGTCGGCCGCCTGTGTCGGCATCGAGCTCGGCGCCGGGGCGGGCGTGGTCACGCCGGTGTCGGCCTGCTCGTCGGGCTCGGAGGCGATCGCGAACGCGTGGCAGATGATCGTGATGGGTGACGCGGACATGGTGGTCACCGGCGGTGTCGAGGGTTCCATCCAAGCGGTGCCGATCGCGGCGTTCACCATGATGCGCGCGATGAGCACCCGCAACGACGACCCCAAGAGCGCGTCGCGGCCGTTCGACAAGGACCGGGACGGCTTCGTGTTCGGTGAGGCGGGCGCGATGATGATCATCGAGACCGAGGAGCACGCCAAGGCGCGCGGCGCGACCATCCACGCGCGAATCATGGGGGCAGGCATCACCTCCGACGCCTTCCACCTGGTCGCGCCCGATCTCGAGGGCAAGGGCGCCGCGCGCGCGATGACCAGGGCGATCGAGAAGGCCGGGCTGACCAAGCGCGATGTCACCCATGTGAACGCGCACGCCACCGCCACGCCGATCGGCGATACCGCTGAGGCGCAAGCGATTACGGCGGCGGTAGGTAATCACGCCTCGGTCTACGCGCCGAAATCGGCGCTCGGGCACTCGATCGGCGCGGTCGGCGCGCTGGAGTCCGTGATCACCGTGCTGTCCGTGCGCGACGGCGTCGTCCCGCCGACCCTGAATTTGGACAATCAGGATCCGGCAATCGACCTCGACATCGTCAAGGGCCAGAGCAGGCAGGGCCGTATCGATTACGCCGTGAACAACTCGTTCGGTTTCGGCGGACACAACGTGGCGATCGCCTTCGGGCGGTACTGA
- the fadD32 gene encoding long-chain-fatty-acid--AMP ligase FadD32 codes for MIDETFDDYLDDQGNIKIRGDKTLIDFVDKHSAENGDDLAYRYIDYSRERDGEYHELTWRQFGVRLRAVAARLQQVTRPGDRVAILAPQGLDYVVSIFAAVYAGNIAVPLFDPEEQGHTDRLTAVLSDCTPAAILTVGSAAGGVRNFFRHLPAAQRPRIIAVEAIPDSVGATWVRPDINIDSVAYLQYTSGSTRTPAGVEITHRAVGTNLLQMIDAIGVTENSRGVTWLPLFHDMGLLCVILPTVGGGFITIMSPSAFVRRPYRWIKELAAASDGAGTFAAAPNFAFEHAAARGRPKAGEELDLSNVIGLINGSEPVSVSSMKKFNEAFAPYGLPKTAIKPCYGMAEATLFVSATKAEDEARVVYVDRAQLNSGRMVEVEPGTDNAIAQVSCGYVALSQWATIVDPETGVERPDGEVGEIWLHGENMGIGYWGKPDETVATFQAKLIARQAQGSHAEGTPEDANWMRTGDYGAYLDGELYITGRVKDLVIVDGRNHYPQDLEFSAQESSTALRPGFVAAFSVPANELPALVFEKGSHSGLNFDAEDNSEQLVIVAERNTGAGKLETGPVADTVRAAVSQRHGVTVRDVLLVPAGSIPRTSSGKIARRACRAAYLDGTLRGGYQQQAFPDVPVERESESAGVR; via the coding sequence ATGATCGACGAGACCTTCGACGACTATTTGGACGACCAGGGCAATATCAAGATCCGCGGTGACAAGACCCTGATCGACTTCGTCGACAAGCACAGCGCGGAGAACGGCGACGACCTCGCCTACCGCTATATCGACTATTCGCGGGAACGCGACGGCGAGTACCACGAGCTGACCTGGCGGCAGTTCGGCGTCCGGCTACGGGCCGTTGCGGCCCGGCTGCAGCAGGTGACCCGACCAGGCGATCGAGTAGCGATTCTGGCCCCGCAAGGGCTCGACTATGTCGTCTCCATTTTCGCCGCCGTCTACGCGGGCAATATCGCGGTTCCGCTGTTCGACCCGGAAGAGCAGGGGCACACCGACCGGCTCACCGCGGTGCTCAGCGACTGCACGCCCGCGGCGATCCTCACTGTCGGTTCCGCGGCGGGCGGTGTGCGGAACTTCTTCCGGCATCTGCCCGCGGCGCAGCGCCCGCGGATTATTGCGGTGGAAGCGATTCCGGACAGCGTCGGCGCGACCTGGGTGCGGCCGGATATCAATATCGACAGCGTCGCTTACCTGCAATACACCTCGGGCTCCACCAGAACGCCTGCGGGCGTGGAGATCACCCATCGCGCGGTCGGCACGAATCTATTGCAGATGATCGATGCCATTGGGGTGACCGAGAATTCGCGCGGCGTCACCTGGCTGCCGCTGTTCCACGACATGGGTTTGCTGTGTGTGATCCTGCCGACCGTCGGCGGCGGATTCATCACCATCATGTCGCCGAGCGCGTTCGTTCGCCGTCCGTACCGCTGGATCAAAGAATTGGCCGCTGCCTCCGACGGTGCCGGAACCTTTGCCGCCGCACCGAATTTCGCGTTCGAGCACGCCGCGGCGCGGGGCAGGCCGAAAGCGGGCGAAGAGCTCGATCTGTCGAATGTGATCGGCCTGATCAACGGCAGCGAGCCGGTGTCGGTGTCGTCGATGAAGAAGTTCAACGAGGCATTCGCCCCGTACGGACTGCCGAAAACGGCGATCAAGCCCTGCTACGGCATGGCGGAGGCGACGCTGTTCGTCTCGGCGACCAAGGCCGAGGACGAGGCGCGGGTGGTGTATGTCGATCGCGCCCAATTGAATTCGGGCCGGATGGTCGAGGTCGAGCCGGGTACCGACAATGCGATCGCCCAGGTGTCCTGTGGCTATGTCGCGTTGTCGCAGTGGGCGACCATCGTTGATCCGGAGACCGGCGTCGAGCGCCCGGACGGTGAGGTCGGCGAGATCTGGTTGCACGGCGAGAACATGGGCATCGGCTACTGGGGCAAGCCCGACGAAACCGTGGCCACCTTCCAGGCCAAACTGATCGCCCGGCAGGCGCAAGGCAGTCACGCGGAGGGGACGCCGGAGGACGCCAACTGGATGCGCACCGGCGACTACGGCGCCTACCTCGACGGCGAGCTCTACATCACCGGCCGGGTGAAGGATCTGGTGATCGTCGACGGCCGCAACCACTACCCGCAGGATCTGGAGTTCTCGGCGCAGGAATCCAGCACGGCGCTGCGGCCCGGTTTCGTCGCGGCGTTCTCGGTGCCCGCCAACGAACTTCCAGCGCTGGTCTTCGAAAAGGGCAGCCACTCCGGCCTGAATTTCGATGCCGAGGACAACTCCGAGCAACTGGTGATCGTCGCTGAACGCAACACCGGGGCGGGGAAGCTGGAAACCGGGCCGGTCGCCGACACCGTGCGCGCGGCCGTTTCCCAGCGGCACGGTGTGACGGTGCGTGATGTGCTGCTGGTACCCGCGGGTTCGATTCCGCGGACCTCGAGCGGCAAGATTGCCCGCCGGGCCTGCCGGGCCGCCTATCTGGACGGCACGCTGCGCGGCGGATATCAGCAGCAGGCATTCCCGGACGTTCCGGTGGAGCGGGAATCCGAGAGCGCGGGCGTTCGCTAG
- a CDS encoding ABC transporter ATP-binding protein, translating to MSVALDVATADPEADRPERPAASAPGRLQSLRRFWPYVRPHRRALLGATTLAILASLTAIAIPLVLARIIDGPIARRDFAGVVGPVLLVLLLGLLEAFGVWGRRWLVSKPATEFEITMRAKIFRKLQSLSIGRHDSWESGQLLSRAVDDMATMRRFVAFAGPFLIIHIFLIPIGLLALVWLSWQIGLIFAIIAIPLTYICIRFEREYSKASRRSQDQSGDLATIAEESAQGVRVLKAFGRGVFFGGRFTAQSRELQQTELLKVRLDARLWSAMTGLPQLAIAFALGYGGYAVVHGSMTLGTLVAAITLANFLQWPIIWTGFLLAELNDARTAGDRYWEIIDTPVDITDPADPVQLPEVIVGELRLEGVKFAFPDAKGEVLHDVSLKVRPGETVALVGATGSGKTALLNLIPRLYDLSGGVITIDGIDIASMRLNDLRSLVSVAFEEPVLFSASVRENVALGDPAATDADVRRALDVAQATEFVDNLPWGLDTRIGEQGLSLSGGQRQRLALARAVLSGAGRGSRSRIMVLDDPLSALDVETEERVQERLRTVLAGATTLLVAHRPSTAALADRVVVLAEGRIVAEGTHDQLLRTSSRYRELMGGEEQ from the coding sequence ATGTCAGTTGCACTGGACGTCGCAACGGCCGATCCGGAGGCCGACAGACCGGAGCGGCCCGCGGCGTCCGCGCCCGGCCGCCTGCAATCGCTGCGGCGTTTCTGGCCGTACGTGCGCCCGCATCGTCGTGCCCTGCTCGGCGCGACCACGCTCGCGATCCTCGCCTCGCTGACGGCGATCGCCATTCCGCTGGTGCTCGCACGGATCATCGACGGGCCGATTGCCCGGCGCGATTTCGCGGGCGTCGTCGGGCCGGTGCTGCTGGTGCTGTTGCTCGGCCTGCTGGAAGCGTTCGGTGTGTGGGGGCGCCGCTGGCTGGTCTCCAAACCGGCGACCGAGTTCGAGATCACCATGCGCGCCAAAATCTTCCGCAAGCTGCAGTCGCTGTCCATCGGACGGCACGACTCCTGGGAATCGGGTCAGCTGCTCTCGCGTGCGGTCGACGATATGGCCACCATGCGCCGCTTCGTCGCGTTCGCCGGGCCGTTCCTGATCATCCACATCTTCCTGATTCCGATCGGCCTGCTTGCACTGGTCTGGTTGAGCTGGCAGATCGGCCTGATCTTCGCGATCATCGCGATTCCATTGACCTACATCTGCATTCGCTTCGAGCGGGAGTACTCGAAGGCGTCGCGGCGGTCCCAGGACCAGTCCGGCGACCTGGCCACCATCGCCGAAGAGTCGGCGCAGGGCGTGCGGGTGCTGAAGGCATTCGGTCGTGGCGTGTTCTTCGGCGGACGGTTCACCGCGCAGTCGCGCGAACTCCAGCAGACCGAACTGCTCAAGGTGCGGCTGGACGCGCGGCTCTGGTCGGCGATGACCGGTCTGCCGCAGCTGGCGATCGCGTTCGCGCTCGGTTACGGCGGCTACGCGGTGGTGCACGGGTCGATGACGCTCGGCACCCTGGTCGCGGCCATCACGCTGGCGAACTTCCTGCAGTGGCCGATCATCTGGACCGGCTTCCTGCTCGCCGAGCTGAACGACGCTCGCACGGCAGGTGATCGGTACTGGGAGATCATCGATACCCCGGTCGACATCACCGACCCGGCCGATCCGGTGCAGCTGCCGGAAGTGATCGTCGGCGAGTTGCGCTTGGAAGGCGTGAAGTTCGCGTTCCCGGATGCGAAAGGGGAGGTGCTGCACGATGTTTCGCTCAAGGTTCGGCCCGGCGAGACCGTCGCCCTGGTCGGCGCGACCGGTAGCGGAAAGACCGCGCTGCTCAACCTGATTCCCCGGCTCTACGACCTGTCCGGCGGCGTGATCACCATCGACGGCATCGACATCGCGTCCATGCGGCTCAACGATCTGCGGTCCCTCGTCTCGGTCGCGTTCGAGGAGCCGGTGCTGTTCTCGGCGAGCGTGCGGGAGAACGTCGCGCTCGGCGACCCGGCCGCCACCGACGCCGATGTGCGTCGCGCGCTGGATGTCGCGCAGGCCACAGAGTTCGTCGACAACCTGCCGTGGGGACTGGACACCAGGATCGGCGAACAGGGACTCAGCCTGTCCGGCGGTCAGCGGCAGCGGCTCGCGCTGGCCCGCGCCGTGCTGAGCGGGGCGGGGCGGGGGAGCCGCAGCCGGATCATGGTGCTCGACGACCCACTGTCCGCGCTCGATGTGGAAACCGAGGAGCGGGTGCAGGAACGGTTGCGCACCGTGCTGGCCGGCGCGACGACGCTGCTTGTCGCACACCGGCCGTCGACGGCGGCGCTGGCCGATCGGGTCGTGGTACTGGCCGAAGGCCGGATCGTCGCCGAGGGCACACATGACCAACTGCTGCGTACCAGCAGCCGATACCGAGAACTGATGGGAGGTGAGGAGCAGTGA
- a CDS encoding ABC transporter ATP-binding protein, whose product MNDDSVVLEKQGDEAADWRGIASEDKEVTQAGNLVLAERSRRLLLDLVRPYRKLAALALVLIVVDNAAMVSAPLFVAHGLDTGIREGGKGNWAPLAWTAGGYLAAVLLGVATTFLFLRVSGKLSQSVLFDLRVRSFTHMQRLDVAFHEKYTSGKVVSRLTGDIETLQELLESALNQALSAILSVLTIAVLLVYLDLTLAAIVLVGFVPLVFVTRWAQRRQRAGYRRTRGAIAKVVVQFVESMGGMRAVQTFRREQRNESVLAYEDTEYQQATTTAMRGMGDYAGLTRLLGNLTTVIIILVGAWQVIEGHLAVGVLAAYLLYLNEFYGPLDELAQVFNSYQSAAAALEKISGVLEEEPTVREPTDPTPLAKASGAVLLDRVSFGYGPDREVLPEFSLEIPAGQVVALVGATGAGKSTLAKLLTRFYDPSNGAVTLDGIDLRRISDADLRRNVVMVTQEAYLFSGSVADNIRLGRPDATDAEVFAAARAVGLYDFVQALPEGFDTDVRKRGGRLSAGQRQLVAFARVFLADPAVIVLDEATSSLDIPSERLIQQALETVLRGRTAVIIAHRLSTVAIADRVLVLESGRVVEDGTPAELIAGTGRFATLHAAWRESLV is encoded by the coding sequence GTGAACGACGATTCGGTCGTACTGGAAAAACAGGGCGACGAGGCCGCCGATTGGCGCGGCATCGCCAGCGAGGACAAAGAGGTCACTCAGGCCGGAAACCTGGTGCTGGCCGAACGATCCCGGCGACTGCTGCTCGACCTGGTCCGGCCGTACCGCAAGCTGGCGGCGCTCGCACTGGTGCTCATCGTGGTGGACAACGCCGCGATGGTCTCCGCGCCGCTGTTCGTCGCGCACGGCCTCGACACCGGCATCCGCGAAGGCGGCAAAGGCAACTGGGCCCCGCTGGCCTGGACCGCCGGTGGATATCTCGCCGCGGTGCTGCTCGGCGTTGCGACCACGTTCCTGTTCCTGCGGGTGTCGGGCAAGCTGAGTCAGAGCGTGCTGTTCGACCTGCGGGTGCGATCGTTCACGCACATGCAGCGGCTCGATGTCGCCTTCCACGAGAAGTACACCTCGGGCAAGGTCGTTTCGCGGCTCACCGGCGATATCGAGACGCTGCAGGAGCTGCTGGAGAGCGCGCTGAATCAGGCGCTGAGCGCGATCCTTTCGGTGCTCACCATCGCGGTGCTGCTGGTCTACCTCGATCTGACGCTGGCCGCGATCGTGCTGGTCGGCTTCGTGCCGCTGGTGTTCGTCACCCGATGGGCGCAGCGCAGGCAGCGGGCGGGTTACCGCCGGACCCGTGGCGCCATCGCGAAGGTGGTCGTGCAGTTCGTCGAGTCGATGGGCGGCATGCGTGCGGTGCAGACCTTCCGCCGGGAGCAGCGCAACGAGTCGGTGCTGGCCTACGAGGACACCGAATACCAGCAGGCGACCACGACGGCCATGCGCGGCATGGGCGACTACGCGGGCCTGACCAGGCTGCTCGGCAACCTGACCACGGTGATCATCATCCTGGTCGGCGCGTGGCAGGTGATCGAGGGCCATCTCGCGGTGGGTGTGCTCGCGGCATACCTGTTGTACCTCAACGAGTTCTACGGCCCGCTCGACGAACTCGCCCAGGTGTTCAACTCGTACCAGTCCGCGGCCGCGGCGCTGGAGAAGATCTCCGGCGTGCTCGAGGAAGAGCCGACGGTGCGGGAACCGACCGACCCGACGCCGCTGGCGAAGGCGAGCGGTGCGGTCCTGCTGGATCGGGTCTCGTTCGGCTACGGCCCCGACCGCGAGGTGCTGCCGGAGTTCTCCCTGGAGATCCCGGCCGGACAGGTGGTCGCACTGGTCGGCGCCACCGGTGCGGGCAAGTCGACGCTGGCCAAGCTGCTGACGCGGTTCTACGACCCGTCAAACGGTGCGGTCACCCTGGACGGCATCGACCTGCGCCGCATCTCCGATGCCGACCTGCGCCGCAATGTCGTGATGGTCACCCAGGAGGCCTACCTGTTCTCCGGATCCGTGGCCGACAACATTCGGCTCGGCAGGCCGGACGCGACCGACGCGGAGGTCTTCGCGGCGGCCCGTGCGGTCGGACTGTACGACTTCGTGCAGGCGTTGCCGGAGGGCTTCGACACCGACGTGCGCAAGCGCGGCGGCCGGTTGTCCGCCGGCCAGCGGCAGCTGGTCGCGTTCGCCCGGGTCTTCCTGGCGGACCCGGCGGTGATCGTGCTGGACGAGGCCACCTCCAGCCTGGACATCCCGAGCGAACGGCTGATCCAGCAGGCACTGGAAACAGTGCTGCGCGGCCGTACCGCCGTGATCATCGCGCACCGGCTGTCCACCGTGGCCATCGCCGACCGGGTGCTGGTGCTGGAATCCGGGCGCGTCGTGGAGGACGGCACCCCGGCCGAGCTGATCGCGGGCACCGGCCGGTTCGCCACTCTGCATGCGGCGTGGCGGGAGTCCCTGGTGTGA
- a CDS encoding putative glycolipid-binding domain-containing protein, with protein MTTPAPESQASGPETPPASRWPAILTWRAHNASRMESVRVTLNGNRIRAAGRMIGGACDDHPAFSASYDLVTDESGATKRLSLRTTTAAGERHASIARDEENYWLVDAGGSHVRSTFAGALDVDVVLSPFFNTLPIRRFDLQHAVHDVQVPVVYVRLPDLLVQEASLTYSSAADGISVLSPVSSATVTVDADGFLLDYPGLAERI; from the coding sequence GTGACGACCCCAGCCCCCGAGAGCCAAGCCTCTGGCCCCGAGACGCCACCGGCCTCCCGTTGGCCGGCGATTCTCACCTGGCGCGCGCACAACGCGTCGCGGATGGAGTCGGTGCGCGTGACCCTCAACGGCAACCGCATCCGCGCCGCCGGTCGGATGATCGGCGGCGCGTGCGACGACCATCCGGCGTTCAGCGCGTCCTACGACCTGGTCACCGACGAGAGCGGCGCCACCAAGCGCCTCTCCCTGCGCACCACAACGGCCGCCGGTGAGCGGCACGCGTCCATCGCCAGGGACGAGGAGAACTACTGGCTCGTCGACGCCGGCGGCAGCCACGTGCGCTCCACCTTCGCCGGTGCGCTCGATGTCGACGTGGTGCTCAGCCCGTTCTTCAACACGCTGCCGATCCGTCGGTTCGATCTGCAGCACGCGGTGCACGACGTCCAGGTCCCGGTCGTCTACGTGCGCCTGCCCGACCTGCTGGTCCAGGAGGCGAGCCTGACCTACAGCAGCGCCGCCGACGGCATCAGCGTGCTGTCTCCGGTCTCCAGCGCCACCGTCACGGTCGACGCGGACGGTTTCCTGCTCGACTACCCGGGCCTCGCCGAACGTATTTGA
- a CDS encoding prephenate dehydrogenase, producing MTSAAKAPVCVLGTGLIGGSLLRAAVAAGYAAWGFNRSAAGAEAARSDGFDVTEDLPAALARAADADALIVLAVPMPAVEHLLASIATFAPDCVLTDVVSVKAPVAAAVRAQGLSARYVGGHPMAGTAESGWAATDSGLFRDAVWAVGVDEGTHVDPWTRVVRLALDCGSVVVPVVADEHDRAVARISHLPHVLAEALAAAGATGGELALGLAAGSFRDGTRVAATAPDLVRAICEPNSAALLAVLEETLTVLGAARDSLRADNSLADLVEAGHDARERYETAQRWEITDIRPGDHNWLVNLRDAGRRGGVITSLN from the coding sequence GTGACTTCTGCTGCGAAAGCGCCCGTGTGCGTCCTCGGAACAGGCTTGATCGGCGGTTCCCTGCTGCGCGCCGCCGTCGCCGCCGGCTATGCCGCCTGGGGTTTCAACCGCTCAGCCGCCGGGGCGGAAGCCGCGAGAAGCGACGGCTTCGATGTCACCGAAGACCTGCCTGCCGCACTGGCGCGGGCCGCCGACGCCGACGCGCTGATCGTCCTCGCGGTACCGATGCCCGCGGTCGAGCACCTGCTCGCGTCCATTGCCACGTTCGCCCCTGACTGCGTGCTGACCGATGTGGTCAGTGTGAAAGCACCGGTCGCCGCCGCGGTGCGTGCGCAAGGTCTGTCGGCCCGCTACGTCGGCGGGCATCCGATGGCGGGCACCGCCGAATCCGGATGGGCCGCCACCGATTCCGGCTTGTTCCGGGACGCGGTGTGGGCGGTCGGCGTGGACGAGGGCACCCACGTCGACCCGTGGACCAGGGTGGTGCGGCTGGCCCTTGACTGCGGCTCGGTGGTCGTCCCGGTGGTCGCGGACGAGCACGATCGCGCGGTGGCCCGGATCTCGCACCTGCCGCACGTGCTGGCCGAGGCGCTGGCGGCGGCGGGTGCGACGGGCGGCGAGCTGGCGCTCGGACTGGCGGCGGGTTCGTTCCGCGACGGCACCCGCGTCGCCGCCACCGCGCCGGATCTGGTCCGCGCCATTTGTGAACCGAATTCCGCCGCGCTGTTGGCGGTCCTCGAGGAAACGCTCACCGTGCTCGGCGCCGCCCGCGACAGCCTGCGCGCGGACAATTCCCTCGCCGATCTCGTCGAAGCCGGACACGATGCCCGTGAACGCTATGAAACCGCGCAACGATGGGAAATCACCGATATCCGCCCCGGCGACCACAATTGGCTGGTGAACTTGCGGGACGCGGGTAGGCGCGGCGGGGTTATCACCAGCTTGAACTGA
- a CDS encoding tRNA adenosine deaminase-associated protein, producing MAAQRSGTNRAASDDYDDVEGFAVAVVREEGKWRCSPLSQAALTDLSAAENELKALRSSGAVFGLLDIDDEFFIVVRPAPSGTRMLVSDATAAIDYDIAADVLDALNVEIPDIDPDELDDVEPWEEGDLGVLADLGLPEPVLSVILAETDLYPDEQLGMIAQRLGFADELSAVLDKLPR from the coding sequence ATGGCAGCACAGCGCTCGGGCACGAATAGGGCGGCGTCGGATGATTACGACGACGTAGAAGGGTTCGCAGTGGCGGTTGTCCGCGAAGAGGGCAAATGGCGGTGCAGCCCACTGAGCCAGGCCGCGCTCACGGATTTGTCCGCAGCGGAAAACGAACTGAAGGCTTTGCGCAGCTCGGGCGCCGTGTTCGGGCTGCTGGACATCGACGACGAGTTCTTCATCGTGGTCCGGCCCGCGCCGAGCGGCACCCGGATGCTGGTATCGGACGCGACGGCCGCCATTGATTACGACATCGCCGCGGACGTACTCGACGCCCTGAATGTGGAAATCCCGGACATCGACCCGGACGAGCTCGACGACGTCGAGCCGTGGGAGGAGGGCGACCTCGGTGTACTCGCCGACCTCGGTCTGCCCGAGCCGGTGCTGAGCGTCATCCTCGCCGAGACCGACCTCTACCCGGACGAGCAGCTCGGCATGATCGCCCAGCGCCTCGGCTTCGCCGACGAACTATCGGCGGTGCTGGACAAGCTGCCCCGCTGA
- a CDS encoding nucleoside deaminase, translated as MVRAAIAAAAAADPRDVPVGAVVFDAAGRELARAANAREALGDPTAHAEVLALRRAAEVNGDGWRLEGATLAVTLEPCTMCAGALVLARVSRLVFGAWEPKTGAVGSLWDVVRDRRLNHRPQVRGGILEPDCAALLDTFFRTQR; from the coding sequence ATGGTGCGCGCCGCGATCGCCGCGGCCGCCGCGGCGGATCCACGCGACGTTCCCGTCGGCGCCGTCGTATTCGACGCCGCCGGTAGGGAACTCGCGCGCGCCGCGAACGCGCGAGAAGCCCTCGGCGATCCCACCGCGCACGCCGAGGTGCTCGCTCTTCGCCGCGCCGCCGAGGTCAACGGCGACGGCTGGCGGCTGGAAGGGGCCACCCTGGCGGTAACTCTGGAACCCTGCACTATGTGTGCGGGCGCCCTGGTTCTGGCCCGCGTATCACGGCTGGTCTTCGGCGCCTGGGAGCCCAAAACCGGCGCCGTCGGCTCCCTCTGGGACGTAGTCCGCGACCGCCGCCTCAACCACCGCCCCCAAGTCCGCGGCGGCATCCTGGAACCCGACTGCGCCGCCCTGCTCGACACCTTCTTCCGCACCCAGCGCTGA
- a CDS encoding winged helix-turn-helix transcriptional regulator, translating into MEVGFQDNGSSTAHGRDVFDSDCPARTVLDKLTSRWGVLILASLRDGPMRFHVLRDRIGGISEKMLSQNLRTFTGYGLTERTVEPTTPPKVSYALTPMGKEVAEQLHGLLEWVSVNTEDIVKFQSRR; encoded by the coding sequence GTGGAAGTAGGTTTCCAGGACAATGGGTCGTCGACCGCACACGGACGTGACGTATTCGACAGCGATTGCCCGGCCCGCACCGTCCTCGACAAGCTGACCAGTCGTTGGGGAGTCCTGATCCTGGCGTCCCTGCGCGATGGCCCGATGCGATTCCATGTGCTGCGTGACCGGATCGGTGGCATCAGCGAGAAGATGCTGTCGCAGAATCTCCGCACCTTCACCGGCTACGGCCTCACCGAGCGCACCGTGGAGCCGACCACCCCGCCGAAGGTCTCCTACGCGCTCACCCCCATGGGTAAGGAAGTGGCGGAACAATTGCACGGGCTGTTGGAATGGGTCAGTGTGAATACCGAGGACATCGTGAAATTCCAATCAAGGAGGTAG
- a CDS encoding NAD(P)H-binding protein — protein sequence MVQPNRILVIGATGHVGGQVVSQLATTGIAVRALVRKPDAASLPAEVEVVPGDLSVPDTPTRALDGVDAVYLTWPMLSADIASSVVKAIAGQAGRIVLLSSGAVRDDVDEQDNPIGRAHAIIERPIVESGLEWTFLRPHGFATNTLEWAPQIRAGNVVRGAYGAASMTLLHEADIAAVAVRALTTEGHAGARYELTGSASLSRVDQVAAIGRALGRPLEWKEITPEQAKQYMRWVPPEYADFVLAGLAAMVDAPGQPTSTVRDVTGSPARGYAEWAADHAADFR from the coding sequence ATGGTTCAACCAAACAGGATTCTGGTGATCGGTGCGACCGGTCACGTTGGCGGACAAGTGGTTTCGCAGCTCGCGACTACCGGGATCGCGGTCCGCGCACTCGTCCGCAAGCCCGATGCGGCATCGCTGCCCGCCGAGGTGGAGGTCGTGCCCGGCGATCTATCCGTGCCGGACACCCCGACCCGGGCGCTCGACGGAGTGGACGCGGTATATCTGACCTGGCCGATGTTGTCCGCCGACATCGCGAGCTCCGTGGTGAAAGCGATTGCCGGACAAGCGGGTCGCATCGTCCTGCTGTCCTCCGGCGCGGTCCGTGACGACGTCGACGAGCAGGACAATCCGATCGGCCGGGCGCACGCGATCATCGAACGGCCGATCGTGGAATCCGGACTGGAATGGACCTTCCTGCGACCGCATGGTTTTGCGACCAACACGCTGGAATGGGCGCCGCAGATCCGCGCGGGCAATGTGGTGCGCGGCGCGTACGGAGCGGCGTCGATGACCCTGCTGCACGAGGCCGACATCGCCGCGGTCGCTGTGCGCGCGTTGACGACCGAGGGGCACGCCGGGGCGCGATATGAGCTGACCGGGTCGGCGTCGCTGAGCCGAGTCGACCAGGTAGCGGCCATCGGCCGGGCACTGGGTCGTCCGCTGGAATGGAAGGAGATCACGCCGGAGCAGGCCAAGCAGTACATGCGGTGGGTCCCGCCGGAGTACGCGGACTTCGTGCTCGCCGGACTCGCGGCGATGGTCGACGCGCCTGGCCAGCCGACGTCGACGGTGCGGGATGTCACCGGGTCACCCGCCCGCGGTTACGCCGAGTGGGCAGCCGACCACGCTGCGGACTTTCGCTGA